The Triticum aestivum cultivar Chinese Spring chromosome 7B, IWGSC CS RefSeq v2.1, whole genome shotgun sequence genome window below encodes:
- the LOC123163115 gene encoding protein MAIN-LIKE 1: MAGERWYDGLHKGYDKEHRARDIENNGELTPMRMRGHSAHDWPCDERYEPYFERLGLLPFVLQFKRHAPSINHGAMTALIDRWRPETHSFHLSCGEMTVTLEDMAMISGLPINGEALTGTTVSANWRDRGGTEHF; the protein is encoded by the exons ATGGCGGGGGAACGGTGGTACGACGGTCTTCATAAAGGGTACGACAAAGAGCATCGTGCGCGGGACATTGAGAATAACGGG GAACTAACACctatgcgcatgaggggtcatAGTGCCCACGACTGGCCGTGCGACGAGCGGTATGAGCCATACTTCGAGAGATTGGGCCTTCTCCCGTTCGTGCTTCAGTTCAAGCGACACGCTCCGTCGATCAACCATGGGGCGATGACCGCACTTATtgaccgttggaggccagagacaCACTCGTTCCACTTGTCATGTGGAGAGATGACCGTGACCTTGGAGGACATGGCGATGATCAGTGGCCTTCCAATCAATGGAGAAGCTTTGACCGGCACCACCGTAAGTGCTAATTGGCGAGACCGTGGTGGTACAGAGCATTTCTGA